A single region of the Microcella sp. genome encodes:
- the ileS gene encoding isoleucine--tRNA ligase produces MVYPRHRDESGVVASPNLPALEHEVLAYWAEHDTFRRSIAQREGCDEWVFYDGPPFANGLPHYGHLLTGYAKDVFPRFQTMRGKQVHRRFGWDTHGLPAELEAMKQLGITEKAQIEEMGVEAFNAKARESVLRYTDEWQSYVTRQARWVDFENDYKTLDITFMESVLWAFKTLHDRGLAYEGYRVLPYCWRDETPLSNHELRMDDDVYQLRQDQSVTVTFPLVGEKAEALGLTGVEALAWTTTPWTLPTNLALAVGPEVVYAVVPRGGEAQDARTFLLAADTIAAYAKELGYADADEARAAVTRTLVGSELGGVQYDRVFDYYADVETWGTENAWQILVADYVATGEGTGIVHQAPAYGEDDQLTCAAAGIPTIISVDDGGRFLPQVSDVAGQQVFDANKPLTAMLRERGRLFQQRSYEHSYPHCWRCRNPLIYKAVSSWFVRVTELRDRALELNEQITWVPDNVKHGQFGKWLEGARDWSISRNRYWGSPIPVWKSDDPTYPRVDVYGSLAELEADFGTLPRNADGEVDLHRPFIDELTRPNPDDPTGRSTMRRIDDVFDVWFDSGSMPFAQVHYPFENADWFDSHNPADFIVEYIGQTRGWFYTMHVLATALFDRPAFSSVISHGIVLGNDGQKMSKSLRNYPDVGEVFERDGADAMRWFLMSSSVIRGGNLVVTEEGIRAGVREFVLPLWSTYYFFTLYANAGTLGEATWRTDSPHVLDRYLLAKTRDLVVEVTSQLDSLDAPLAAAALRDFADVLTNWYVRRSRDRFWAGDDRDAHDTLFTVLETLARLSAPLAPLVAEEVWRGLTGGESVHLADWPAAEQFGADDALVASMDTVRAIASAGLALRKAQGLRVRLPLQSLTVVAPAISALADFSDIVRDELNVKSVELVEFDESLVAEYGITRRLAVNARAAGPRIGKSVQQAIAAAKAGDWSVDGDSVVVGGLALEPGEYTLELELDDPAAAVVFLAGGGFVLLDTRVTPELAAEGLARDVIRAVQQARKDAGLDVSDRIALRLGSADASTRDAIEAHAPLISAETLATSLDVVEGGEGAAVAVGDAATVTVSVVRA; encoded by the coding sequence ATGGTCTACCCCCGCCACCGCGACGAGAGCGGTGTTGTCGCATCGCCGAACCTTCCGGCGCTCGAGCACGAGGTGCTCGCCTACTGGGCCGAGCACGACACGTTTCGGCGGTCGATCGCGCAGCGCGAGGGGTGCGACGAGTGGGTGTTCTACGACGGCCCGCCGTTCGCCAACGGTCTGCCGCACTACGGCCACCTGCTCACCGGGTATGCGAAAGACGTCTTTCCGCGCTTTCAGACCATGCGCGGCAAGCAGGTGCACCGCCGGTTCGGGTGGGATACCCACGGTCTGCCCGCCGAGCTCGAGGCGATGAAGCAGCTCGGCATCACCGAGAAGGCGCAGATCGAAGAGATGGGCGTCGAGGCGTTCAACGCGAAGGCCCGCGAGAGCGTGCTGCGCTACACCGACGAGTGGCAGAGCTACGTGACCCGCCAGGCGCGCTGGGTCGACTTCGAGAACGACTACAAGACGCTCGACATCACGTTCATGGAGAGCGTGCTGTGGGCCTTCAAGACCCTGCACGATCGCGGGCTCGCCTACGAGGGCTACCGCGTGCTGCCGTATTGCTGGCGCGACGAGACGCCGCTGTCGAACCACGAGCTGCGCATGGATGACGACGTCTACCAGTTGCGGCAAGACCAGTCGGTCACGGTGACCTTTCCCCTCGTCGGCGAGAAGGCTGAAGCGCTCGGCCTCACGGGTGTCGAGGCCCTCGCGTGGACGACGACCCCGTGGACTCTACCGACGAACCTGGCGCTCGCCGTCGGCCCCGAGGTGGTCTACGCGGTCGTGCCCCGCGGCGGTGAGGCTCAGGATGCTCGCACTTTCTTGCTCGCGGCCGACACGATTGCGGCCTATGCGAAAGAGCTCGGCTATGCCGACGCCGACGAGGCGCGCGCCGCTGTCACCCGCACGCTCGTCGGCAGCGAGCTCGGCGGTGTGCAGTACGACCGCGTGTTCGACTACTACGCCGACGTCGAGACGTGGGGCACCGAGAACGCCTGGCAGATTCTCGTCGCCGACTATGTCGCCACCGGCGAGGGCACGGGCATCGTGCACCAGGCGCCCGCCTACGGCGAAGACGACCAGCTGACGTGCGCGGCGGCCGGTATTCCCACGATCATCTCGGTCGACGACGGCGGCCGGTTTCTGCCCCAGGTGTCCGACGTCGCCGGCCAACAGGTCTTCGACGCGAACAAGCCGCTCACGGCGATGCTGCGCGAGCGGGGCCGTCTGTTTCAGCAGCGCAGCTACGAGCACAGCTACCCGCACTGCTGGCGCTGCCGCAACCCGCTCATCTACAAGGCCGTCTCGAGCTGGTTCGTGCGCGTCACCGAGCTGCGCGATCGTGCGCTCGAGCTCAACGAGCAGATCACCTGGGTGCCCGACAACGTCAAGCACGGCCAGTTCGGCAAGTGGCTCGAGGGCGCTCGCGACTGGTCGATCAGCCGCAACCGCTACTGGGGCAGCCCGATTCCGGTGTGGAAGAGCGACGACCCGACCTACCCGCGCGTCGACGTCTACGGCTCGCTCGCCGAGCTCGAAGCCGACTTCGGCACCCTGCCGCGCAACGCCGATGGCGAGGTCGACCTGCACCGCCCGTTCATCGACGAGTTGACTCGCCCGAACCCCGACGACCCGACCGGGCGGTCGACGATGCGGCGCATCGACGATGTCTTCGACGTCTGGTTCGACTCGGGCTCGATGCCGTTCGCCCAAGTGCACTACCCGTTCGAGAACGCCGACTGGTTCGACTCGCACAACCCCGCCGACTTCATCGTCGAGTACATCGGGCAGACGCGGGGCTGGTTCTACACGATGCACGTGCTCGCGACGGCGCTGTTCGACCGCCCGGCGTTCAGCAGCGTCATCAGCCACGGCATTGTGCTCGGCAATGACGGGCAGAAGATGTCGAAGAGCCTGCGCAACTACCCAGACGTGGGCGAGGTGTTCGAGCGCGACGGCGCCGACGCCATGCGCTGGTTCTTGATGTCGAGCTCAGTCATTCGCGGCGGCAACCTCGTGGTCACCGAAGAGGGCATTCGCGCGGGTGTGCGCGAATTCGTGCTGCCGTTGTGGAGCACCTACTACTTCTTCACGCTCTACGCCAACGCCGGCACTCTCGGTGAGGCCACCTGGCGCACCGATTCACCCCATGTGCTCGACCGCTACCTGCTCGCCAAGACCCGCGACCTCGTCGTCGAGGTGACGAGCCAGCTCGACTCGCTCGACGCGCCGCTCGCCGCAGCGGCGCTGCGCGACTTCGCCGACGTGCTCACCAACTGGTACGTGCGCCGGTCGCGCGATCGATTCTGGGCGGGCGATGATCGGGATGCTCACGACACCCTCTTCACCGTGCTCGAGACCCTCGCCAGGCTGTCGGCACCCCTGGCGCCTCTCGTCGCCGAAGAGGTCTGGCGCGGTCTCACCGGGGGCGAGAGCGTGCACCTCGCCGACTGGCCGGCAGCAGAACAGTTCGGGGCAGACGACGCTCTCGTCGCCTCGATGGACACGGTGCGGGCGATCGCGAGCGCAGGTCTGGCACTGCGCAAGGCGCAAGGGCTGCGCGTGCGCCTGCCGCTGCAGTCGCTCACGGTCGTCGCCCCGGCAATCTCGGCGCTCGCCGACTTCAGCGACATCGTGCGCGATGAGCTCAACGTCAAGTCGGTCGAGCTCGTCGAGTTCGACGAGTCGCTCGTCGCCGAGTACGGCATCACCCGGCGGCTCGCCGTCAACGCTCGCGCGGCCGGGCCGCGCATCGGCAAGAGTGTGCAGCAGGCGATCGCCGCCGCGAAGGCCGGCGACTGGTCGGTCGACGGCGACAGCGTCGTCGTCGGCGGGCTCGCCCTCGAGCCGGGGGAGTACACCCTCGAGCTCGAGCTCGACGACCCCGCCGCGGCTGTCGTGTTCTTGGCTGGAGGAGGATTCGTGCTGCTCGACACCCGCGTCACCCCCGAACTCGCGGCCGAAGGGCTCGCACGCGACGTCATCCGCGCCGTGCAGCAGGCGCGCAAAGACGCAGGCCTCGACGTGAGCGATCGCATCGCGCTGCGGCTCGGCTCGGCAGACGCCAGCACGCGCGACGCGATCGAGGCCCACGCACCGCTCATCAGCGCCGAGACGCTCGCCACGAGCCTCGACGTCGTCGAGGGTGGCGAGGGTGCGGCGGTCGCCGTCGGCGATGCGGCAACCGTGACAGTGTCGGTGGTGCGCGCATGA